In Quercus robur chromosome 11, dhQueRobu3.1, whole genome shotgun sequence, the sequence ACTGTTTTAAACTTCTAAAAGGAAGCATAATTTCAACTACTGCTAGTTGTTGGACTTGAGAACATTTGACAACAATATTCTATCAGAAATAGCTATGGAACTAAAGAACAAAATTGCTTAGCTATCTGAAATCCCCATTTTAAGCACATTTTGGAGTTGCCAACTATAATGGTATACTCTTAAATACGTCTCGTTGCTACTTGTAACATTGATAACACCTACAATGTGCACAGAATTGTGAGATATTCTcagcaataataacaaaatctataaaaaataaagtagacAGTACTCAATGAAAATTTTCCCAAACCTCAATACACATTGTTACCCACAATTACTTTCACCAAACATAGACACAAACAGCTAAACAATCCTCCTGCAGGTAGACAGTacaaaaacacatcaaaactaTTAACATTTGCAACCTCCACATTCTATCTAGTCCCTACTGATGTTAATTCAATTAACTGGTAGTGCGTAAACTAATATTAACACTGGCTTAACAATCATTTTCCTTCCATTTCACAGCAACCATCAGACAGAGgctaaaaaaaagaaccaaacaaaaTGAGACACAAAGCAAAGCCAATATTGAACAAAATCAAGTAAACAAAAAAGTTAATCATTATTAAACTGTGTCCAAAATCCTAACTAATGACAGTCACTATTCGGCTGCTGAGAGAGCCTaggaaaagaaacaaacaaagaataaaaaagtgcAGGTGATAATTTAAACTCCAAAATTGACTTAAGTTAGAATTATTAGAACAGGGCCAAGGATTAGCAAAAGGCAACCCTAAGCCTAGCATTCTCTTCTCAAGCTGTAAATTTGCTTATAAGAAATGCACactgaaaagagaaaaaaaaaaatcaataagatTGACCTCAATTTAACATTTTCAACTATCATTCCTCAAATGCAATTTAGCTAACTTCACCCATTCATATTGAGAGATTTCTTAAACTCAAGGATGGAAACAATTACAACCTTAGTTTCAGCATGAAAAGTACTAGCTAAAGGTATATACAAATTTAGCTATTCTAGCTAAAGTTATTTTTCACAATGATGGTGGTAAAACTGAGAGTGATATAATAGCTAAAGTTAATTTTCACATTTACTTACCCCCATCAAGTAAAACCAAGCTCTCCATTGAAGCTGAGAAAGCCACCCAATTAGCATCTTCAATTGCAAGAATGTTCTGATTTTGACTCTCAGGGTCAATTGAAACCAGCCCAGTGGCATTGTTAATGAGAAGTTCACCATTGTTAGTGCAGCCAAAGAAATGTTCCCACCGAACCCATTTCATTGGTATCACAAATTTTCTAGTCCAAGACTCGGGCACACCATACTCCTCCATAACCCATACGTGGCATAAGACACGCCCATTACGCACATTGCCAAAATCATGAGCGAAAACGAAATTAGCCGGCAATCCCTTGTACACTGCAAGTTTAGGTAAATTTATAGTCACTCCATCTAAGTGATTACGAGGCATCATTATCTCATGGAAGCTCTCATCGCTAATGTCAAAGGACAAAATGAAATAATAGCCAATATCAAAGTTAGTTTGGATGTGCATTAATAATTGCCTCTTTGTTGATTAcggtaataataatttttttttttttttaaaggagtgGAGTTTGCTAAACCCACTTGGTAAAGCAAATTTCATACTTGTCAAACTCTTGTCTGAATGCAAAATCTTTGATCATGGACGGCTTGTATGAGTTTTGGGACTATGAAAATTTGGTCTCAAGCTCTCAGCCCGCTATAATTCTTACCAAACTGCTACTAGATAACTTAAAAATCTCCCAATTTGGTGGTGGATTAGTTGACTCAGTGTGGAACTCATCAATTCATTGCCTATATAGAACTCAATTCATTTAATACCTAAGTTACAAGTAATAAGTAATTATTTTGTACACTAAATGTAATATCAcccctccccccacccccaacgTAATATTGAGTGCATTGctataagaaaaaagaagaaatatctttttattggataggttaaaagaagaaatatcttttttttggataggttataagaagaaaaaaatattgctccaatataaaataattgtccCTAATATGTATACTCCTACAGCTTGGTTTGATTAAACgatgtttttgatttttgaattgtTATGTTGATTCTAAGtaatgttttaacttttaagttccctcttatccaaaaaaaaaaaaaaaagttccctCTTCTATGTCAGAAAATCAATTGAGTAACGCATGGGGCTAAACATGTGAGTTTATGACAAGAATAACATGTCATTTTGGGTAA encodes:
- the LOC126707449 gene encoding uncharacterized protein LOC126707449 — its product is MEEYGVPESWTRKFVIPMKWVRWEHFFGCTNNGELLINNATGLVSIDPESQNQNILAIEDANWVAFSASMESLVLLDGDRESERKEEEEEKNSNVCSMDDLGGALSSVGGLGSSSSGLGSSGDGHSRVTS